One window of Novosphingobium sp. 9U genomic DNA carries:
- a CDS encoding YgcG family protein — MKAFFGALLLCIGALLSPSAWAEPQFPKLTGRVVDDANILPPDVEQRLTQKLEGLEQQSRRQFVIATLPSLQGYEISDYGYQLGRAWGIGSKANNDGVLLIVAPNERKLRIEVGYGLEGVLPDGMGFLIINNDIVPRFKAGDMPGGVEAGADAIIKQLSLPPEQAQQIAAQSVQQSRQRNQGVPLGTIIFGLFILFFFILPILRAMFGHGGRRRGGFGAPIIWMPGGFGGGGGGWGGGGGGGGFSGGGGSFGGGGASGGW, encoded by the coding sequence GTGAAAGCTTTCTTTGGCGCACTGCTGCTGTGCATCGGCGCGCTGCTGTCTCCTTCAGCTTGGGCGGAGCCGCAGTTCCCCAAATTGACCGGCCGGGTGGTCGATGATGCCAACATCCTCCCGCCCGATGTGGAGCAACGGCTGACGCAGAAGCTGGAAGGCTTGGAGCAGCAGTCGCGCCGGCAGTTCGTGATCGCCACCCTGCCAAGCCTCCAAGGCTATGAGATCTCCGACTACGGGTACCAGCTTGGCCGTGCCTGGGGGATTGGCAGCAAGGCCAACAACGACGGCGTGCTGCTCATCGTCGCGCCGAACGAGCGCAAGCTGCGCATCGAAGTCGGCTATGGTCTCGAGGGAGTGCTGCCCGATGGCATGGGTTTCCTGATCATCAACAACGACATCGTCCCGCGGTTCAAGGCAGGTGACATGCCTGGCGGTGTCGAGGCCGGTGCAGACGCCATCATCAAGCAGCTCTCCCTGCCGCCCGAGCAGGCGCAGCAGATCGCGGCGCAGTCCGTGCAGCAGAGCCGGCAGCGCAACCAGGGCGTGCCCCTGGGCACGATCATCTTCGGCCTCTTTATCCTGTTCTTCTTCATCCTGCCGATCCTGCGTGCCATGTTCGGCCATGGCGGGCGACGTCGCGGCGGGTTCGGTGCACCGATCATCTGGATGCCCGGCGGCTTCGGAGGCGGCGGTGGCGGCTGGGGCGGCGGCGGCGGTGGAGGCGGCTTCTCGGGCGGCGGCGGCAGCTTCGGCGGTGGCGGCGCGAGCGGGGGCTGGTGA
- a CDS encoding TPM domain-containing protein — translation MKQASYLSEADHQRISQAVARAEGGTAGEVVTVLADRSDGYSDVALAWAALIALISLVALAIAPGFYMGVAEWFLGGWVHEWTPRELFTLAAIVATLKFAGMVLLLMIPALRFFLIPGPIKAKRVHERALRAFRVGAEQRTSGRTGILIYLSMREHRAEVLADAAIASKVDAEVWADALEALLAQVRRGEIAGGLCAAVEKVGAVLAVHLPRLPDDVNELPDRLIEV, via the coding sequence ATGAAGCAGGCGTCTTACCTCTCGGAGGCCGATCACCAGCGCATCAGCCAAGCGGTCGCGCGCGCAGAAGGCGGCACCGCGGGCGAGGTCGTGACCGTGCTGGCCGATCGCTCCGACGGCTATTCCGATGTCGCGCTTGCGTGGGCGGCGCTGATCGCCTTGATCTCGCTCGTTGCCCTCGCCATCGCACCCGGGTTCTACATGGGCGTGGCCGAGTGGTTCCTGGGTGGCTGGGTGCACGAGTGGACGCCGCGCGAGCTGTTCACGCTGGCCGCCATCGTGGCGACACTCAAGTTCGCCGGCATGGTGCTGCTCCTAATGATTCCCGCCTTGCGCTTCTTCCTCATCCCCGGACCAATCAAGGCAAAGCGCGTGCACGAGCGTGCCCTGCGCGCCTTCCGCGTCGGCGCAGAGCAGCGCACGTCCGGACGCACGGGCATCCTGATCTACCTCTCGATGCGCGAACATCGCGCCGAAGTGCTCGCCGACGCCGCGATCGCCTCCAAAGTCGATGCGGAGGTCTGGGCTGACGCGTTGGAGGCCCTGCTTGCGCAAGTGCGGCGAGGCGAGATCGCGGGCGGGCTGTGCGCCGCGGTCGAGAAGGTCGGCGCAGTGCTGGCCGTACACCTGCCGCGGCTCCCCGACGACGTCAACGAACTCCCGGACAGGCTGATCGAAGTATGA
- a CDS encoding LPS-assembly protein LptD yields MPPAQPHSLQAHNCLLRPRCLRSLSLSALAASLVALAIPGSAWAQDLTRPLPDQPMSVPPAPPPATNANEVPVAFAADKVEYAQNSQDVTATGNVVLRRDDQSVRADTVTWNQQSGQIVATGNVRLVDENGNQLFTDRVELTDELKTGAMENLLIALRQGGRLAAVQGRRIENGKVILNKAAYTGCAVEDNDGCPKTPSWRVTANQVVYDEAAERITFKNARLELFDLVKLPLPGLRISTSGGSVGGFLVPDFRVSPSNGIEVSDSYYWQIAKNRDLTGTLYAYSKVAPMVSGQYRALTSKGAYQITGYATSSSRIPISGGTGASDRSFRGYVFANGRFQLDPNWSVTTSIRRASDRTFLRRYDISRDDRLRSMVDVERIDPNSYLSISGWATQTLRRGVDQGQVPLALPLLDYRRRFDDPVLGGKFETQVNTLAISRSDGQDTQRAFAKAQWSLRKLTGMGQEVTLTGLARGDVYHSSDNDLTLTDLYRGQAGWKTRGIATAAVDVRWPLVGSVFGGTQVLTPRVQLVATPKTANLSIPNEDARAIDLEDSNLFALNRFPGYDRIEDGVRFTYGVDWQFERPRWRVKANVGQSVRLSNRESILPDGTGLSNKTSDIVGRTEVRYRDWITVTHRYRVDKDSFAVRRNEIDATVGNSRTYAEIGYTKLNRDIDEVEDLRDREELRFAGRAAFLNYWSLFGSAVVNLTDRSEDPTYGSDGFQPLRTRIGAAYEDDCLQVSLTWRRDYQATGDARKGNSFQLGFALKNIGFK; encoded by the coding sequence ATGCCCCCCGCCCAGCCGCACTCGCTGCAAGCCCATAACTGTCTCTTGCGGCCCCGCTGCTTGCGCTCGCTTTCGCTGAGTGCCTTGGCTGCGAGCCTGGTCGCGCTGGCGATCCCCGGATCGGCCTGGGCTCAGGATCTTACCCGGCCGCTGCCCGATCAGCCGATGTCAGTGCCGCCTGCCCCGCCACCGGCGACCAACGCCAACGAAGTTCCGGTCGCCTTCGCCGCCGACAAGGTCGAGTACGCGCAGAACTCGCAAGACGTCACCGCCACCGGCAACGTCGTCCTGCGGCGCGACGACCAGTCGGTGCGTGCGGATACGGTGACCTGGAACCAGCAGAGCGGCCAGATCGTGGCGACCGGCAATGTCCGCCTGGTCGACGAGAACGGCAACCAGCTCTTCACCGACCGGGTGGAGCTCACCGACGAACTCAAGACGGGCGCCATGGAAAACCTGCTGATCGCCTTGCGCCAGGGCGGCCGCCTCGCCGCCGTGCAGGGCCGCAGGATCGAGAACGGCAAGGTCATCCTCAACAAGGCCGCCTACACCGGCTGCGCGGTCGAGGATAACGACGGCTGTCCCAAGACGCCAAGCTGGCGCGTCACCGCGAACCAAGTCGTCTACGATGAGGCGGCGGAGCGGATCACATTCAAGAACGCCCGGCTCGAACTGTTCGACCTCGTCAAGCTACCCCTGCCCGGCCTTCGGATCTCCACAAGCGGCGGCTCCGTCGGCGGATTTCTCGTCCCCGATTTCCGCGTGTCGCCGTCGAACGGCATCGAGGTGAGCGACTCCTACTACTGGCAGATCGCGAAGAACCGCGATCTTACCGGCACGCTCTATGCCTATTCCAAGGTCGCGCCGATGGTCAGCGGGCAGTATCGCGCGCTAACGTCGAAGGGTGCGTACCAGATCACCGGCTATGCGACTTCCAGCAGCCGCATCCCGATCAGTGGCGGGACCGGCGCATCGGATCGCAGCTTTCGCGGCTACGTCTTTGCCAACGGGCGCTTCCAGCTCGACCCGAACTGGAGCGTGACGACTTCGATCCGCCGCGCCAGCGACCGCACCTTCCTGCGGCGCTACGACATCAGCCGCGACGACCGGCTCCGCTCGATGGTGGATGTCGAGCGGATTGACCCGAACAGCTATCTCTCGATCTCCGGCTGGGCGACCCAGACGCTGCGGCGCGGGGTGGATCAGGGCCAGGTGCCTCTCGCCCTGCCCTTGCTCGACTACCGCCGCCGCTTCGACGATCCCGTGCTCGGCGGCAAGTTCGAGACGCAGGTCAACACGCTCGCGATCAGCCGCAGCGACGGTCAGGACACGCAGCGCGCCTTTGCCAAGGCGCAGTGGTCGCTGCGCAAGCTGACGGGCATGGGCCAGGAGGTAACCCTCACCGGCCTGGCGCGCGGGGATGTCTACCACTCGAGCGATAACGACCTTACCCTGACCGACCTGTACCGTGGCCAAGCCGGCTGGAAGACCCGCGGCATCGCGACGGCGGCCGTCGACGTCCGCTGGCCGCTGGTCGGATCGGTGTTCGGGGGAACGCAAGTGCTGACACCGCGGGTGCAGCTGGTGGCGACGCCCAAGACCGCCAACCTCTCGATCCCCAACGAAGACGCACGCGCGATCGACCTGGAGGACAGCAACCTCTTCGCGCTGAACCGCTTCCCCGGCTACGACCGGATCGAAGACGGAGTGCGCTTCACCTATGGCGTCGACTGGCAGTTCGAGCGGCCCCGCTGGCGCGTGAAGGCGAACGTTGGGCAGTCGGTGCGGCTTAGCAACCGCGAGTCCATCCTGCCGGATGGCACCGGGCTCTCCAACAAGACATCGGACATCGTCGGTCGGACGGAAGTTCGCTATCGCGACTGGATCACGGTCACGCACCGCTACCGCGTCGACAAGGACAGCTTTGCCGTCCGCCGCAACGAGATCGACGCGACCGTAGGCAACAGCCGCACGTATGCCGAGATCGGCTATACCAAGCTGAACCGCGACATCGACGAGGTGGAGGACCTGCGCGACCGTGAGGAACTGCGCTTTGCCGGGCGTGCGGCTTTCCTGAATTACTGGTCGCTGTTCGGCTCGGCCGTGGTCAACCTGACAGACCGTAGCGAGGACCCGACCTATGGCTCGGACGGTTTCCAGCCGCTGCGCACCCGCATCGGCGCCGCGTATGAGGACGACTGCCTCCAGGTCTCGCTGACCTGGCGCCGCGACTACCAGGCGACCGGCGACGCTCGGAAGGGCAACTCGTTCCAGCTTGGCTTCGCGCTCAAGAACATCGGCTTCAAGTAA
- a CDS encoding malate synthase G, with translation MTDRIERSGLQVDAKLAQFIDTEVLAPIGKDPQSFWSGFTALVSEFAPRNRALLAKRDELQAQIDAWHGERAGKPLDQGEYQAFLKQIGYLVPEPESFIVTTEKVDPEIAEMAGPQLVVPVLNARFLLNAANARWGSLYDAYYGTDALDAEPAQGKGYDPVRGAAVIAAGRAFLDKAVPLASGSWADIDDVAVVELATPAQYRGTTQKGRLYRSNGLAIEVVIDPSHPVGSTDKAGIADIVLEAALTTIVDLEDSIAAVDAEDKLLAYANWLGVIRGDLTDTFEKGGQTLTRALAEDKALTTSEGETVSLPGRSLLFVRNVGHLMTNPAILLPDGSEIPEGVMDAVITSAISAQDVKKLSRFANSRQGSIYIVKPKMHGPEECAFTNDLFDAVEDLLELQRHTVKVGVMDEERRTSANLAACIHAVKDRIVFINTGFLDRTGDEIHTSMRAGPMIRKGAIKASGWIQAYEKRNVAIGLKHGLSGRAQIGKGMWAAPDRMAAMMVEKIGHPKTGANTAWVPSPTAATLHAMHYHEVDVFGVQEEKAAEAIPGLDELLAIPLADGTNWSEDEVREELDNNAQGLLGYVVRWIDQGVGCSKVPDINDIGLMEDRATLRISSQHMANWLLHGVCSEEQVLDSLKRMAAKVDAQNASDTLYEPMAGNWERSLAFQAACDLVFKGVEQPNGYTEPLLHAWRLKKKSALVDA, from the coding sequence ATGACGGACAGGATTGAGCGTAGCGGACTGCAGGTCGATGCCAAGCTGGCGCAGTTCATCGACACCGAAGTGCTGGCGCCGATCGGCAAGGATCCGCAGTCATTCTGGTCTGGCTTTACAGCGCTCGTGTCCGAGTTCGCGCCGCGTAACCGCGCGCTCCTCGCCAAGCGTGACGAGCTGCAGGCGCAGATCGATGCCTGGCATGGCGAGCGTGCCGGCAAGCCGCTGGACCAGGGTGAGTACCAGGCGTTCCTCAAGCAGATTGGTTATCTCGTTCCTGAGCCGGAAAGCTTCATTGTCACGACCGAAAAGGTCGATCCTGAGATCGCCGAGATGGCCGGACCGCAGCTGGTGGTTCCCGTGCTCAATGCACGCTTCCTCCTCAACGCCGCGAACGCGCGCTGGGGCAGCCTCTATGACGCCTACTACGGCACCGACGCGCTCGACGCCGAGCCCGCGCAGGGCAAGGGCTACGACCCGGTGCGCGGGGCTGCAGTGATCGCCGCCGGACGCGCCTTCCTGGACAAGGCGGTCCCGCTTGCGAGTGGATCGTGGGCCGATATCGATGACGTGGCCGTCGTCGAACTCGCCACGCCGGCGCAGTACCGCGGCACCACGCAGAAGGGCCGCCTGTATCGCAGCAATGGCCTGGCGATCGAGGTCGTGATCGATCCCTCGCACCCGGTCGGCAGCACCGACAAGGCCGGCATCGCCGATATCGTCCTTGAAGCCGCGCTGACGACAATCGTAGACCTCGAGGATTCGATTGCCGCGGTCGACGCGGAGGACAAGCTGCTTGCCTATGCGAACTGGCTCGGCGTGATCCGTGGCGATCTGACCGACACGTTCGAAAAGGGCGGCCAGACGCTCACCCGAGCGCTGGCCGAAGACAAGGCCTTGACGACGAGTGAGGGCGAGACGGTATCGCTGCCCGGGCGCAGCTTGCTGTTCGTGCGCAACGTTGGTCACTTGATGACCAATCCGGCAATCCTGCTGCCGGACGGCTCGGAGATCCCCGAGGGCGTCATGGATGCGGTGATCACCAGCGCCATCTCGGCACAGGACGTGAAGAAGCTCAGCCGCTTCGCCAACAGCCGGCAGGGTAGCATCTACATCGTCAAGCCGAAGATGCACGGTCCGGAAGAGTGCGCTTTCACCAATGACTTGTTCGATGCAGTCGAGGACTTGCTCGAACTGCAGCGTCACACCGTCAAGGTCGGCGTGATGGACGAGGAGCGCCGGACATCGGCCAACCTCGCCGCCTGCATCCACGCAGTGAAGGACCGCATCGTCTTCATCAACACCGGCTTCCTCGACCGCACCGGCGACGAGATCCACACCTCGATGCGTGCCGGACCGATGATCCGCAAGGGCGCCATCAAGGCGAGCGGCTGGATCCAGGCTTACGAGAAGCGCAACGTTGCGATTGGCCTCAAGCATGGTCTGTCGGGCAGGGCGCAGATCGGCAAGGGCATGTGGGCCGCGCCCGATCGCATGGCAGCGATGATGGTCGAGAAGATTGGTCACCCCAAGACTGGCGCGAACACCGCCTGGGTACCGTCGCCAACGGCCGCGACCCTGCACGCGATGCACTACCATGAGGTCGATGTTTTCGGCGTGCAGGAGGAGAAGGCGGCCGAGGCCATTCCTGGCCTCGACGAGCTGCTGGCGATCCCGCTCGCGGACGGCACCAACTGGTCGGAAGACGAAGTGCGCGAGGAGCTCGACAACAACGCGCAAGGGTTGCTCGGCTACGTGGTGCGCTGGATCGACCAGGGCGTCGGCTGCTCCAAGGTGCCCGACATCAACGACATCGGCCTGATGGAAGATCGCGCCACGCTGCGCATCTCGAGCCAGCACATGGCGAATTGGCTGCTCCACGGGGTGTGCAGCGAGGAGCAGGTCCTGGATTCGCTCAAGCGCATGGCTGCCAAGGTCGATGCGCAGAACGCGAGCGATACGCTCTACGAACCGATGGCTGGCAACTGGGAGCGCTCGCTGGCATTTCAGGCCGCGTGCGACCTGGTGTTCAAGGGCGTCGAGCAGCCCAACGGCTACACCGAGCCGCTGCTCCATGCGTGGCGCCTAAAGAAGAAATCGGCGCTGGTCGACGCGTGA
- a CDS encoding LemA family protein, with amino-acid sequence MSQFVSRASTIRSLRTLFVAAAALSLAACGFNSVPTKQEAAKAKWADVQAAFQERANLVPNLAAVAKGAAEQEKAILTGVVEARAKATSVQVNANDLTDPAKMQQYQQAQEQFGQSLGRLLVSVEKYPDLKSITNYQMLQTQIEGQENRIRVAVRDYNGAVQDYNTEVRTFPSMIGAKLRGASPLVPYQAVTPGAEVAPSLEGKL; translated from the coding sequence ATGTCGCAGTTCGTTTCCCGTGCTTCCACGATCCGTTCGCTTCGCACTCTCTTCGTCGCCGCTGCGGCTCTGAGCCTGGCCGCTTGCGGCTTCAACTCGGTACCGACCAAGCAGGAAGCCGCGAAGGCCAAGTGGGCCGATGTGCAGGCCGCTTTTCAGGAACGCGCGAACCTCGTCCCGAACCTTGCGGCGGTGGCCAAGGGCGCGGCCGAGCAGGAGAAGGCGATCCTCACCGGCGTTGTCGAGGCGCGCGCCAAGGCGACCAGCGTACAGGTGAATGCAAACGATCTCACCGACCCCGCCAAGATGCAGCAGTATCAGCAGGCGCAGGAGCAGTTCGGCCAGAGCCTCGGGCGCCTGCTCGTCAGCGTCGAGAAGTATCCGGACCTGAAGTCGATCACCAACTACCAGATGCTGCAGACGCAGATCGAAGGCCAGGAGAACCGCATCCGCGTCGCCGTGCGCGACTACAATGGCGCGGTCCAGGACTACAACACGGAGGTGCGCACCTTCCCGTCAATGATCGGCGCGAAGCTGCGCGGCGCCTCGCCGCTGGTGCCTTACCAAGCGGTTACGCCTGGCGCTGAAGTGGCGCCGAGCCTTGAAGGCAAGCTGTAA
- the rsmA gene encoding 16S rRNA (adenine(1518)-N(6)/adenine(1519)-N(6))-dimethyltransferase RsmA, giving the protein MNPDLPPLRDVIARHGLSASKALGQNFLFDEQLLDRIAAVPGTLDGHQVLEVGPGPGGLTRALLRAGAQVTAIEMDRRCLPALAEVEAAFPGKLKVIQGDALKIDPATLFDGPYAIVANLPYNVGTALFTGWLTGESWPPQWSSLTLMFQEEVARRIVAEPDTSAYGRLAVLAQWRSQAKLAMKVHRSAFTPPPKVMSAIVHVEPAGAPEGVSMRVLERVTEAAFGQRRKMLRQSLKGVSGAIAALETLGIDPQRRAETLTVAEFVAIARLLS; this is encoded by the coding sequence GTGAACCCCGACCTCCCACCCTTGCGTGACGTGATCGCGCGCCATGGCCTGTCGGCCAGCAAGGCGCTCGGCCAGAACTTCCTCTTTGACGAGCAGTTGTTGGACCGCATTGCCGCCGTGCCCGGAACGCTCGATGGGCACCAGGTGTTGGAGGTCGGTCCCGGGCCGGGCGGCCTCACCCGCGCACTCCTGCGTGCCGGCGCGCAAGTTACCGCGATCGAGATGGACCGGCGCTGCCTTCCTGCCCTGGCCGAAGTGGAAGCGGCGTTCCCGGGCAAGCTCAAGGTCATCCAGGGCGACGCGCTCAAGATCGATCCCGCCACCTTGTTCGACGGCCCTTATGCGATCGTCGCGAACCTGCCGTACAACGTGGGCACGGCGCTGTTCACCGGCTGGCTCACCGGCGAGAGCTGGCCTCCGCAATGGTCGTCACTGACGCTGATGTTCCAGGAGGAAGTCGCCCGCCGCATCGTTGCCGAGCCGGACACCAGTGCATATGGACGGCTGGCTGTGCTGGCGCAGTGGCGCTCGCAGGCGAAGCTGGCGATGAAGGTGCACCGCAGCGCCTTTACGCCGCCACCCAAGGTGATGTCCGCCATCGTCCATGTAGAACCCGCAGGCGCGCCCGAGGGTGTGTCGATGCGCGTGCTCGAACGCGTGACGGAAGCTGCCTTCGGCCAACGGCGCAAGATGCTGCGGCAGAGCCTCAAGGGCGTGAGTGGAGCCATTGCGGCGCTGGAAACACTCGGCATAGACCCGCAACGCCGCGCGGAAACTCTCACCGTTGCCGAGTTCGTAGCCATCGCACGGCTGCTGAGCTGA
- the mscL gene encoding large conductance mechanosensitive channel protein MscL — protein MTLLDEFKKFIARGNVLDLAVGVIIGAAFGKIVTALTENIIMPVIGWAFGDIDFSNYFIRLGAIPDTYKGSLTDYAALKTAGVAMIGYGAFVTQIINFLIIAAVLFMLLRSVNRVVDTMEREKKVAAATSVTEEVATDPQLDTLKEILAELKRREA, from the coding sequence ATGACATTGCTGGACGAGTTCAAGAAGTTCATCGCGCGTGGCAACGTGCTTGATCTTGCGGTCGGCGTGATCATCGGTGCCGCGTTCGGGAAGATCGTCACCGCGTTAACCGAGAACATCATCATGCCGGTGATCGGCTGGGCATTCGGCGATATTGATTTTTCGAACTACTTCATCCGCTTGGGCGCGATACCTGACACGTACAAGGGCAGCCTCACCGACTACGCCGCGCTGAAGACGGCGGGCGTGGCGATGATCGGCTACGGTGCTTTTGTCACCCAGATCATCAACTTCCTGATCATCGCCGCGGTGCTGTTCATGCTGCTGCGATCGGTGAACCGCGTCGTCGATACGATGGAGCGCGAGAAGAAGGTGGCAGCAGCCACTTCGGTGACGGAAGAGGTGGCGACCGATCCGCAGCTCGACACTCTGAAGGAAATCCTGGCCGAGCTGAAGCGGCGCGAGGCCTGA
- a CDS encoding peptidylprolyl isomerase, with product MAGLASALVTPLASAQQEPAQQEAGQPADAQGNITIPDNVKIFAQNNPNLRRATAVVNGDVVTGTDVDQRLALILAANENKPSDDEKSRLRLQVLRNLIDETLQIQAAKAADITIKDEEVNQTYARVAGQNFGQNPGAMDAYLARVGSSPASLKRQIRGELSWQRLLSRNVAPFVNVSDDEVKEVMNRLQAAKGTDEYRIGEIYLASTDEDDAQVGENARKIVEQLKQGGSFVAYARQYSQASTAAVGGDLGWIKLAQLPTELATAASEVQPGQLVGPIKVPGGYSIIYLIDKRQVLTADPRDAVLALKQVSINFPAGTTEAQATARAKTFASAMQSAKGCGAVDEVASKLGAQVVANDQVRARDLPGPLQNAVLSLNVGETSPPFGSIREGVRVLMLCGRDDAPNAAGPDFDQLMNQMEDDRINKRAQMYLRDLRRDAVIEYN from the coding sequence ATGGCCGGGCTCGCGAGCGCGCTCGTGACCCCGCTGGCGTCTGCCCAGCAGGAGCCGGCCCAACAGGAGGCCGGCCAGCCGGCCGATGCCCAGGGCAACATCACGATCCCTGATAACGTAAAGATCTTCGCCCAGAACAATCCCAACCTGCGCCGCGCCACCGCTGTGGTGAACGGCGATGTCGTCACCGGCACCGATGTGGACCAGCGCCTGGCGCTGATCCTCGCGGCGAACGAGAACAAGCCGAGCGACGACGAAAAGAGCCGCCTGCGCTTGCAGGTGCTGCGCAACCTGATCGACGAGACGCTGCAGATCCAGGCGGCCAAGGCGGCCGACATCACGATCAAGGACGAGGAGGTCAACCAGACCTACGCACGGGTTGCGGGCCAGAACTTCGGTCAGAACCCCGGCGCGATGGACGCGTACCTTGCGCGCGTGGGCTCCTCGCCGGCATCGCTCAAGCGCCAGATCCGTGGCGAGCTGTCATGGCAGCGGCTGCTGAGCCGCAACGTGGCCCCCTTCGTCAACGTGTCGGACGATGAGGTGAAGGAGGTCATGAACCGCCTGCAGGCCGCAAAGGGCACCGACGAGTACCGCATCGGCGAGATCTATCTGGCTTCCACCGACGAGGACGACGCGCAAGTCGGTGAGAACGCACGCAAGATCGTCGAGCAGCTGAAGCAAGGCGGCAGCTTCGTCGCCTATGCACGCCAGTACTCGCAAGCCTCGACGGCGGCGGTCGGTGGCGATCTGGGCTGGATCAAGCTCGCGCAGCTGCCTACCGAACTCGCCACCGCTGCGAGCGAAGTGCAGCCCGGCCAGCTGGTCGGTCCGATCAAGGTGCCGGGCGGTTATTCGATCATATACCTGATCGACAAGCGGCAGGTCCTCACCGCCGATCCGCGTGACGCGGTGCTGGCGCTCAAGCAGGTCTCGATCAACTTCCCGGCCGGCACCACCGAGGCGCAGGCGACCGCGCGCGCAAAGACGTTCGCCAGCGCCATGCAGAGCGCCAAGGGTTGCGGCGCTGTGGATGAGGTGGCGTCCAAGCTCGGCGCGCAAGTGGTCGCCAACGACCAGGTCCGCGCGCGCGACTTGCCCGGGCCGCTGCAGAACGCCGTGCTGTCGCTCAACGTCGGTGAGACCTCGCCGCCGTTCGGCTCGATCCGCGAAGGCGTCCGCGTGCTCATGCTTTGCGGTCGCGACGATGCACCTAACGCTGCCGGCCCTGATTTCGATCAGCTGATGAACCAGATGGAAGACGACCGCATCAACAAACGCGCGCAGATGTACTTGCGCGATCTCCGCCGCGATGCGGTGATCGAGTACAACTGA
- a CDS encoding PilZ domain-containing protein has translation MIFHRQRGEERTRIAVEARMRIGEFEGEAMLLNASSRGVLAALAQPPVRGTRVTLIVGEMELVGQVRWRGTDCCGIALRDPISVADLLEGHAVPVAFIPEPRALRGIGGMLRALVGERSALRFQ, from the coding sequence GTGATCTTCCATAGGCAAAGGGGCGAGGAACGCACACGCATCGCCGTCGAGGCGCGGATGCGCATCGGTGAGTTCGAAGGCGAGGCGATGTTGCTGAACGCCTCGTCACGCGGCGTGCTGGCTGCTCTTGCCCAGCCGCCGGTCCGGGGCACGCGGGTGACACTGATCGTGGGCGAAATGGAACTCGTCGGCCAGGTTCGCTGGCGCGGTACCGATTGCTGCGGCATCGCTTTGCGCGATCCCATCAGCGTGGCGGATCTGCTGGAGGGCCATGCCGTGCCTGTCGCGTTCATCCCCGAGCCGCGCGCTCTGCGCGGGATCGGAGGCATGCTGCGGGCGCTGGTCGGCGAGCGTAGCGCGCTGCGGTTCCAGTAA
- the pdxA gene encoding 4-hydroxythreonine-4-phosphate dehydrogenase PdxA, producing the protein MTGPAPLAISLGDPAGVGPELIAEAWVRRDAEQLSPFFVSGGAAVLQAAAQQRGLAVPLVRITDSVEAPAAFGHGVPVLGEHEAEYRPGLPDEQGALLAIASLAQATAFAVSGKAGAIVTGPIAKSHLARHGFTQPGQTEFVADASGTAREVAVMMLAGPSLRTVPLTVHTALAQVPSLLSVDLIVRRVQVVAASLARDFGLAKPRIAVTGLNPHAGEDGRMGTEERDVIAPALELLRAAGLAVTGPHPADALFAAHERGRYDVAVCMYHDQALIPIKTLDFDQGVNVTLGLPIVRTSPDHGTAFAIAGTGVASAGATIAAIRMAGECAARRSQRIAG; encoded by the coding sequence ATGACCGGGCCCGCGCCGCTTGCGATCTCGCTGGGCGATCCCGCGGGCGTCGGCCCGGAATTGATCGCGGAAGCATGGGTGCGTCGCGATGCCGAGCAATTGAGCCCGTTCTTCGTCTCCGGGGGCGCCGCGGTGCTCCAGGCTGCCGCGCAGCAACGCGGTCTTGCCGTGCCGCTCGTCCGCATTACGGATAGCGTTGAGGCTCCGGCGGCGTTCGGGCATGGCGTGCCCGTCCTTGGCGAGCATGAAGCTGAATACCGGCCCGGCCTGCCCGACGAGCAAGGCGCCCTCCTCGCGATCGCTTCGCTGGCGCAGGCCACGGCGTTCGCCGTGAGCGGCAAGGCCGGCGCGATCGTCACTGGTCCCATCGCCAAGTCGCACCTCGCGCGCCACGGTTTCACACAACCGGGCCAGACCGAGTTCGTCGCCGACGCCAGCGGTACTGCGCGCGAGGTCGCCGTGATGATGCTCGCTGGCCCGTCGCTACGCACGGTCCCGCTGACAGTCCACACCGCGCTCGCCCAAGTTCCCTCCTTGTTGAGCGTCGACCTGATCGTTCGCCGCGTGCAGGTGGTCGCCGCTTCGCTTGCGCGCGACTTCGGCCTCGCGAAGCCGCGCATCGCCGTGACGGGCCTCAACCCGCATGCCGGCGAAGACGGGCGCATGGGCACCGAGGAGCGCGACGTCATCGCCCCTGCGCTCGAACTCCTGCGCGCAGCCGGGCTTGCCGTGACCGGCCCGCACCCCGCCGACGCCTTGTTCGCCGCACACGAGCGGGGGCGCTACGACGTCGCGGTGTGCATGTACCACGACCAAGCATTGATCCCGATCAAAACGCTCGACTTCGACCAAGGCGTGAACGTGACGCTCGGCTTGCCTATCGTGCGCACTTCGCCCGATCATGGCACGGCCTTCGCGATCGCCGGCACTGGAGTTGCGAGCGCCGGCGCAACGATCGCGGCGATCCGGATGGCGGGCGAATGTGCTGCTCGGCGCTCGCAACGCATCGCCGGCTGA